In a genomic window of Nocardiopsis mwathae:
- a CDS encoding cobalt-precorrin-6A reductase, whose product MHVLILGGTTEARRLAEALAARAPGLRVTTSLAGRVAAPRRPPGEVRVGGFGGAEGLAGWMLAQGVDALIDATHPFARTISLNAARAARITHVPLLAVRRPGWVPGPGDTWHEADSLEAAARLLPGLGRRVFLTTGRTGLAAFAALDDLWFLARSVEAPAAPCPRHMRVVLDRGPFTLDAERELLRAHRIDVLVTKDSGGAATAPKLAAAREAGVPVVIVRRPPAPEGVPVVQGPDQAARWITESALG is encoded by the coding sequence GTGCACGTACTGATCCTGGGCGGCACCACCGAGGCCCGCCGCCTGGCCGAGGCCTTGGCGGCCCGAGCGCCGGGCCTGCGGGTGACGACCTCGCTGGCCGGGCGGGTGGCCGCACCCCGACGGCCACCCGGTGAGGTGCGCGTCGGCGGGTTCGGCGGAGCCGAGGGGCTCGCCGGGTGGATGCTCGCACAAGGGGTGGACGCACTCATCGACGCCACCCACCCCTTCGCTCGGACGATCAGCCTGAATGCGGCCCGGGCCGCCCGCATTACCCATGTTCCCCTGCTGGCGGTGCGGCGCCCGGGGTGGGTCCCCGGCCCCGGGGACACCTGGCATGAGGCCGACTCGCTTGAGGCCGCGGCCCGGCTGCTCCCCGGGCTCGGCCGCCGCGTGTTCCTCACCACCGGCCGCACCGGCCTGGCCGCCTTCGCCGCGCTGGACGACCTGTGGTTCCTGGCGCGCTCCGTGGAGGCGCCCGCGGCGCCGTGCCCCCGGCACATGCGGGTGGTGCTCGACCGCGGCCCCTTCACCCTGGACGCGGAGCGGGAGCTGCTGCGCGCGCACCGGATCGACGTTCTGGTCACCAAGGACAGCGGCGGCGCCGCCACGGCACCCAAGCTCGCGGCGGCGCGCGAGGCGGGGGTGCCGGTCGTCATCGTACGCCGTCCGCCCGCCCCGGAGGGTGTCCCGGTGGTGCAGGGCCCTGACCAGGCCGCCCGGTGGATCACCGAGTCGGCGCTCGGATGA